A window of Flavobacterium branchiarum genomic DNA:
ATTTAGCTGTAGTTATTGCTGATGAAGTAGAATCTCCTAAACACCATCAAGTTCGTTTTACTGCTGCATATTAATCACACCGGTATTAAACAAATTCACAAAAAACAGTTTCGAAAGCTATATTCTACTTTTGAAACTGTTTTTGTTTTGATTACTTTTACCCTTCAAAATTAAAGAGTTTGTCAACACATAAAAAACAAGGAAGTAGCTTAAATGAAAAGCCTGGAATTTCGCAACCTGAAATCACCAGTGGTGCATCAATTGAGCAAATTCAACGTTTTAGACGAATTCAACCTACTGCACAAGAATTAGTTTCTGGTATTTTATCAGGAAACATAACTGCTTTAAGTAGAGCAATTACACTTATAGAAAGTACCAACCCTGACCATCTAGCCAAAGCAAATGAAATAATCAATAGTTGCCTACCGCATGCCAACCGATCGGTACGAATAGGAATTACAGGTGTTCCAGGCGTTGGAAAAAGTACTTTTATAGAAGCTTTTGGTAAACAACTAACTGGATTAGGGAAAAAATTAGCTGTATTAGCAGTCGATCCAAGTAGTTCGTTTTCGCACGGAAGTATTCTTGGCGATAAAACCCGAATGGAAGAACTTGTTAAAGATGAAAATGCTTTTATAAGACCTAGTGCCTCTGGAGAAACTCTTGGAGGCGTTGCTCGTAAAACCAGAGAAACTATTATACTTTGTGAAGCGGCTGGATTTGATACCATTTTAATCGAAACTGTTGGTGTTGGACAAAGCGAAACTGCTGTTCATAGCATGGTCGATTTTTTCTTACTGCTTAAAATTGCTGGTGCTGGCGATGAGCTACAAGGCATTAAAAGGGGAATTATGGAAATGGCAGACGCTATTGTAATTAATAAAGCCGATGGCGACAATATTAAGAAAGCAAGACTTGCCAAAACGGAGTTTAATAGAGCGTTGCATTTATTCCCTGCCAAAAAATCAGGATGGCAACCTACCGTATCTACTTGTAGTGCTATCACACACGAAGGAATCCCCGAAGTCTGGCAAACGATTCTTGATTATCTTGATATGGCAAAAAAGTCGCATTATTTTCAAGAAAAGAGAAAAGAGCAGAATCAATTTTGGATGATGGAAACTATAAACGAACAATTAAAAAATAATTTTTATAATCATCCCGAAATCATAACTGAACTAGATAAAAACAAAAAAGCGGTACAAAATGATGAAGTCTCTCCTTTTGCAGCTGCGAGTATTTTATTGGAATTGTTTCAAAAAAGGTCCTAAGGCCTAAGGTTCTGAGGTACTAAGTAAAAAAAACTAAGGTTCAAAGGAACAGAGCAACAAAGCGATAAAGGTTTTAAAAAAAGGTTCTAAGATACTAAGCATCTGAATTAAAAATCAGACTAAACTTAGTACCTCAGAACCTTAGTGTCTTAGTATCTACTTAAAAACCTTTGCACCTCTGAACCTTTGTACCTCAAAATTCAGACTAAACTTAGTACCTCAGAACCTTAGTATCTTAGTAACTTCTTAAAAAAACCTTTGAAGCTTTGCACCTCTGAACCTCTGTGCCTCTCCTCTAAATAAAAAAAGTCCTAAGAAACTAAGCATCTGAATTAAAAATCAGACTAAACTTAGTACCTCAGAACCTTAGTGTCTTAGTATCTACTTAAAAACCTTTGCACCTCTGAACCTTTGTACCTCAAAATTCAGACTAAACTTAGTACCTCAGAACCTTAGTATCTTAGTAACTTCTTAAAAAAACCTTTGAAGCTTTGCACCTCTGAACCTCTGTGCCTCTGCTCCAAATAAAAAAAGCCCTAAGGAACTAAGCATCTGAATTAAATCAGAACAAACTTAGTACCTCAGAACCTTAGTATCTTAGTAACTACTTAAAAACTACTTCTTCTTTCTAAGCTTATACTTGTTTTGTTTATATAAATTCCCTGCAGTTACTACGTGTGCCAAAGCATCTTTTGCAAGTTCTTCGTCTAGCTTAACAGGAATTAAAGTAGTATCATTTTTAATTTCGAATTGCAATGGTTTTAAATTTGGTTGCATGATCACAACCTTATTCTCTACTCTAAAAGCATTGATATCATTAAATTGCATAATTGATCTTCCTTTTACATCTGGACCAATTTGAGTTAAATTTCTTCCGACCATTGGCGTTTCAAACTGAGCACCGATGTAACTTAACAAAGTAGGCGGAATATCAATCTGACTTGCTAATTTACCGTATGCTTTCCCTTTAGGAACTCCTGGTCCCAAAATTAAAGCTGGGATATGAAACTTGTTTATTGGAACTAAATTCTTTCCGTATGTTCTTGTGTTGTGATCTGCAATTACAATAAAAATTGTGTTTTTGAAATACGTTTCTTTTTTAGCCATTTCGAAGAATTTACCAATCGAAAAATCGGCATATTTCATAGCGTTATTAACCGTTGCTGGTTTCTTATCGTATGGTTTAATTCTTCCTTCAGGATACTCAAACGGTTCGTGATTAGAAGTAGAAAACATCAATGAAAAGAATGGTTTGTCCCCTTTACCTTTGAAATAATTATTTGCTTTAACAACCAAATCTTCATCAGAATACCCCCAAGTTCCTTTAAATGCGTATTTATGTCCATCGCTATCAAAATCTTCCTGATCTACGATATCTTCAAATCCGTTTCCATTAAAGAAAGAAGCCATATTATCAAAATTGGCCATTCCTCCGTAGATGAAACTCGTTTCGTATCCTTTTTGTTTTAAGGCATCCGCCAAAGTAAAAAATCCTTGTTGTGAGTTTCCTAATTTCACCACACTTTCTGAAGGTGAAGGAAGAAACCCTGTAACAACAGCTTCAATCCCACGTACACTACGCGTTCCTGTACAGTATAAATTTGTAAAAAGCAATCCCTCTTTTGAAAGCTTATCAAATTCTGGTGTTAATGGTTTACCTCCTAAAATACCAACATATTCTGCTCCTAGACTTTCTTGTAAAAATATAACCAAGTTGTATGGTCGCTTTAAAAGTGTATCTGGATTTTGAATGTGTAGAAATGGAATTTCTGGATCTGTAAAATCAGCAGGATTTACTGTCATGTATTTTTTCACACGAGCAATAGCCTCAGCTTCTTCCATTTTACCATACATCTTAGTGTTTCCTTCATTCTTAATAGAGTAAGCAGCAAAAGCTACCGTATAAAATGAATTTAAACCTAAAGTATTCGTTAACTGATCTGTAGAGAAAACAGCATTACTTGCGTTGATTGGTCGCTTTGAGGTAAGACTTGAACGTGCTCCGAAGAACAATAGAAAAGCTACAAATGGGAATACAATTAATTTGAATTTATAATCTGCTGGATGCGTATGAAAATATTTTTGTCCTTTCTTAAAAGCAAAATAGATTACAACTCCTAAGATTACAAAAGTAACAATGATAGATACTAAGTAACTTTTTAAAAGCATGCCTACAACTTCTCTAGGATATATCAAATAATCTAAGAATATCTTGTTTGGACGCGTATCATATTGTTTCACAAAATCTGGTGTTGCTAATTCTACAAAAAGAATCAGAAACAGAAATAAGAAACTATAAACCACCAAAAACTTGTTTGTAAATTTGATACAGCTATTAGGCAATAAAGTCACTAAAATCGCTGGAAGAAATGACAAATAGCAAAGCAATATCAAGTCCATTCGCAACCCAATTGGGAAAATGTACCAGAAATTTGGTGTTTCAACTACTCTATCCTTAAATATAAAAAATAAAAATATTCGACTTAATGTAGTAATTAGCAATCCAATTGCTATAAAATTAAAAATTGGTTTTAAAAAAGCGAATTTTTTCATTTAATAAGGATTTTTGAAAGTGTTGAAAAAAAATTTTAAATAAAGGCGTTTATTCTTCGTAAAGTTTTATTTCTCTATCATAGAACTCATTCGCAAGAACAATTAATCCTTCCATTTCTGCATTTAATTCAGCCTCATCAAGATCTTCTGCTTCTTCCATAAACTCAACCTCATCATCTTTTAAGTTGATTATAAATCTTGGGTAATCAAGATGAATAATAAAGATATCATCTGGGAAATCAGTATTGTCGCCAAGTAAAAATTTAGGTAATTCCATTTTTGTTTTTGTTTTATTTTTCTATTTATCTGCTAAGCAGACTATTTTTTTTATACAGATTTACTTCGTCTGCATTTATTACGATTCAAATTTATGAATTTGAAACTGAATTATTGATTAATTTTTTTGTCAGATAATGAAAACGAATATATAAAAATATAGCCGCTGCAGTTAATCCTGCCAAAAGACCTATCCAAACACCTTCTGCTTTTAAATCAGTATATTCAGCTAAATAGTATGAGATAGGAAATCCGATGATCCAATAGGCTACAAATGTAATATACATTGGCACTTTAACATCTTGCAATCCACGTAAAGCTCCCAGAACAACAACTTGAATTCCGTCAGAAATTTGAAAAACTGCTGCTATCAAAAGTAATTTTGACGCTATTGCGATTACTTCTGTATTATCTAGAACTTGTCCACTATTTTCCATATTCAAGAAGATATGCGGTAAGTAATTATGGAATATAACAAATAGAATTGCAAAAACAGTTTCGATTATGATAGCAAGTAAAAAGATAGAACGTGCCACTACAACAAGATTTTTATAATCATTTAGTCCTCTTTGATTACTAACTCTAATCATCGAAGTTACACTTAATCCCATAGCAAACATAAAAGTCATCGAAGCCAAACTCAACGCAATTTGATTTGCTGCCTGACTAGTTTTTCCAATATTACCACACAACCAGATTGATGCGGTAAACAATACAACTTCAAAAAGCAT
This region includes:
- the meaB gene encoding methylmalonyl Co-A mutase-associated GTPase MeaB → MSTHKKQGSSLNEKPGISQPEITSGASIEQIQRFRRIQPTAQELVSGILSGNITALSRAITLIESTNPDHLAKANEIINSCLPHANRSVRIGITGVPGVGKSTFIEAFGKQLTGLGKKLAVLAVDPSSSFSHGSILGDKTRMEELVKDENAFIRPSASGETLGGVARKTRETIILCEAAGFDTILIETVGVGQSETAVHSMVDFFLLLKIAGAGDELQGIKRGIMEMADAIVINKADGDNIKKARLAKTEFNRALHLFPAKKSGWQPTVSTCSAITHEGIPEVWQTILDYLDMAKKSHYFQEKRKEQNQFWMMETINEQLKNNFYNHPEIITELDKNKKAVQNDEVSPFAAASILLELFQKRS
- a CDS encoding LTA synthase family protein, whose protein sequence is MKKFAFLKPIFNFIAIGLLITTLSRIFLFFIFKDRVVETPNFWYIFPIGLRMDLILLCYLSFLPAILVTLLPNSCIKFTNKFLVVYSFLFLFLILFVELATPDFVKQYDTRPNKIFLDYLIYPREVVGMLLKSYLVSIIVTFVILGVVIYFAFKKGQKYFHTHPADYKFKLIVFPFVAFLLFFGARSSLTSKRPINASNAVFSTDQLTNTLGLNSFYTVAFAAYSIKNEGNTKMYGKMEEAEAIARVKKYMTVNPADFTDPEIPFLHIQNPDTLLKRPYNLVIFLQESLGAEYVGILGGKPLTPEFDKLSKEGLLFTNLYCTGTRSVRGIEAVVTGFLPSPSESVVKLGNSQQGFFTLADALKQKGYETSFIYGGMANFDNMASFFNGNGFEDIVDQEDFDSDGHKYAFKGTWGYSDEDLVVKANNYFKGKGDKPFFSLMFSTSNHEPFEYPEGRIKPYDKKPATVNNAMKYADFSIGKFFEMAKKETYFKNTIFIVIADHNTRTYGKNLVPINKFHIPALILGPGVPKGKAYGKLASQIDIPPTLLSYIGAQFETPMVGRNLTQIGPDVKGRSIMQFNDINAFRVENKVVIMQPNLKPLQFEIKNDTTLIPVKLDEELAKDALAHVVTAGNLYKQNKYKLRKKK